The following proteins are co-located in the Theropithecus gelada isolate Dixy chromosome 19, Tgel_1.0, whole genome shotgun sequence genome:
- the LOC112612118 gene encoding pregnancy-specific beta-1-glycoprotein 8-like isoform X3 has product MGPLSAPPYTLHITWKELLLTASLLIFWNLPTTAQVTIEAQPTKVSEGKDVLLLVHNLPQNVAGYSWYKGQIMDLHHYITAYTIDTEMIIVGPAYSGRETVYSNASLLIQNVTQKDTGSYTIQIIKRGDGTKRVTGHFTLYHGPDVPSIFPSRTDYHSGENLYLSCFADSNPSAEYTWSMHGKFLQSGKELSIPKITTKHTGIYGCSARNSATGSERSTFKMIVVSGKWIPASLAIGF; this is encoded by the exons ATGGGGCCCCTCTCAGCACCTCCCTACACACTGCACATCACCTGGAAGGAGCTTCTACTCACAG CATCACTTTTAATCTTCTGGAACCTGCCCACCACTGCCCAAGTCACGATTGAAGCACAGCCAACCAAAGTTTCTGAGGGGAAGGATGTTCTGCTACTTGTCCACAATTTGCCCCAGAATGTTGCTGGCTACAGCTGGTACAAAGGGCAAATAATGGACCTCCACCATTACATTACAGCATATACAATAGACACTGAAATGATTATAGTTGGGCCTGCATACAGTGGACGAGAAACAGTATATTCCAATGCATCCCTGCTGATCCAGAATGTCACCCAGAAGGACACAGGATCCTACACCATACAAATCATAAAGCGAGGTGATGGGACTAAAAGAGTAACTGGACATTTCACTTTATACC ATGGTCCAGACGTTCCCAGCATTTTTCCTTCACGCACCGATTACCATTCAGGAGAAAACCTCTACTTGTCCTGCTTCGCGGATTCTAACCCATCGGCAGAGTATACTTGGTCGATGCATGGGAAGTTTCTGCAATCAGGAAAAGAGCTCTCTATCCCCAAAATTACTACAAAGCATACCGGGATCTATGGTTGCTCTGCTCGTAACTCAGCCACTGGCAGCGAACGTTCCACATTCAAGATGATTGTAGTCTCTGGTAAGTGGATCCCTGCATCACTGGCAATAGGGTTTTAG
- the LOC112612118 gene encoding putative pregnancy-specific beta-1-glycoprotein 7 isoform X1, with translation MGPLSAPPYTLHITWKELLLTASLLIFWNLPTTAQVTIEAQPTKVSEGKDVLLLVHNLPQNVAGYSWYKGQIMDLHHYITAYTIDTEMIIVGPAYSGRETVYSNASLLIQNVTQKDTGSYTIQIIKRGDGTKRVTGHFTLYLETPKPSINSSNLNPREGTETVILSCDPDTQNVSYLWWINGQSLPISRKLQLSENNRTLVLSGVTKDTAGPYECEMKNPVSGSRSDPVTLNLLSEMPKPYITSNNFNPMENKNVVALTCEPKTQGYTYVWRVNGQSLLVSPRLKQPGKNRILILTSVTRNDTGPYECEIRDRVGSICSDPVTLHVPYGPDVPSIFPSRTDYHSGENLYLSCFADSNPSAEYTWSMHGKFLQSGKELSIPKITTKHTGIYGCSARNSATGSERSTFKMIVVSETESPQVTYAGPNTWPQ, from the exons ATGGGGCCCCTCTCAGCACCTCCCTACACACTGCACATCACCTGGAAGGAGCTTCTACTCACAG CATCACTTTTAATCTTCTGGAACCTGCCCACCACTGCCCAAGTCACGATTGAAGCACAGCCAACCAAAGTTTCTGAGGGGAAGGATGTTCTGCTACTTGTCCACAATTTGCCCCAGAATGTTGCTGGCTACAGCTGGTACAAAGGGCAAATAATGGACCTCCACCATTACATTACAGCATATACAATAGACACTGAAATGATTATAGTTGGGCCTGCATACAGTGGACGAGAAACAGTATATTCCAATGCATCCCTGCTGATCCAGAATGTCACCCAGAAGGACACAGGATCCTACACCATACAAATCATAAAGCGAGGTGATGGGACTAAAAGAGTAACTGGACATTTCACTTTATACC TGGAGACTCCCAAGCCCTCCATCAACAGCAGCAACTTAAACCCCAGGGAGGGCACGGAGACTGTGATCTTATCCTGTGATCCTGACACTCAGAACGTAAGCTACCTGTGGTGGATAAATGGTCAGAGCCTCCCTATCAGTCGCAAGTTGCAGCTGTCTGAAAACAACAGGACCCTCGTTCTATCTGGTGTCACAAAGGATACTGCAGGACCCTATGAATGTGAAATGAAGAACCCAGTGAGTGGCAGCCGCAGCGACCCAGTCACCTTGAATCTCCTCT CGGAGATGCCCAAGCCCTACATCACCAGCAACAATTTCAACCCCATGGAGAATAAGAATGTTGTAGCCTTAACCTGTGAACCTAAGACTCAGGGCTACACCTATGTGTGGAGGGTAAATGGTCAGAGCCTCCTGGTCAGTCCCAGGCTAAAGCAACCCGGTAAAAACAGGATCCTCATTCTAACCAGTGTCACAAGAAATGACACAGGACCCTATGAATGTGAAATACGGGACCGAGTTGGTAGCATCTGCAGTGACCCAGTCACCCTGCATGTCCCTT ATGGTCCAGACGTTCCCAGCATTTTTCCTTCACGCACCGATTACCATTCAGGAGAAAACCTCTACTTGTCCTGCTTCGCGGATTCTAACCCATCGGCAGAGTATACTTGGTCGATGCATGGGAAGTTTCTGCAATCAGGAAAAGAGCTCTCTATCCCCAAAATTACTACAAAGCATACCGGGATCTATGGTTGCTCTGCTCGTAACTCAGCCACTGGCAGCGAACGTTCCACATTCAAGATGATTGTAGTCTCTG agacagagtctccccagGTTACCTATGCTGGtccaaacacctggcctcaataa
- the LOC112612118 gene encoding putative pregnancy-specific beta-1-glycoprotein 7 isoform X2, with amino-acid sequence MGPLSAPPYTLHITWKELLLTVETPKPSINSSNLNPREGTETVILSCDPDTQNVSYLWWINGQSLPISRKLQLSENNRTLVLSGVTKDTAGPYECEMKNPVSGSRSDPVTLNLLSEMPKPYITSNNFNPMENKNVVALTCEPKTQGYTYVWRVNGQSLLVSPRLKQPGKNRILILTSVTRNDTGPYECEIRDRVGSICSDPVTLHVPYGPDVPSIFPSRTDYHSGENLYLSCFADSNPSAEYTWSMHGKFLQSGKELSIPKITTKHTGIYGCSARNSATGSERSTFKMIVVSGKWIPASLAIGF; translated from the exons ATGGGGCCCCTCTCAGCACCTCCCTACACACTGCACATCACCTGGAAGGAGCTTCTACTCACAG TGGAGACTCCCAAGCCCTCCATCAACAGCAGCAACTTAAACCCCAGGGAGGGCACGGAGACTGTGATCTTATCCTGTGATCCTGACACTCAGAACGTAAGCTACCTGTGGTGGATAAATGGTCAGAGCCTCCCTATCAGTCGCAAGTTGCAGCTGTCTGAAAACAACAGGACCCTCGTTCTATCTGGTGTCACAAAGGATACTGCAGGACCCTATGAATGTGAAATGAAGAACCCAGTGAGTGGCAGCCGCAGCGACCCAGTCACCTTGAATCTCCTCT CGGAGATGCCCAAGCCCTACATCACCAGCAACAATTTCAACCCCATGGAGAATAAGAATGTTGTAGCCTTAACCTGTGAACCTAAGACTCAGGGCTACACCTATGTGTGGAGGGTAAATGGTCAGAGCCTCCTGGTCAGTCCCAGGCTAAAGCAACCCGGTAAAAACAGGATCCTCATTCTAACCAGTGTCACAAGAAATGACACAGGACCCTATGAATGTGAAATACGGGACCGAGTTGGTAGCATCTGCAGTGACCCAGTCACCCTGCATGTCCCTT ATGGTCCAGACGTTCCCAGCATTTTTCCTTCACGCACCGATTACCATTCAGGAGAAAACCTCTACTTGTCCTGCTTCGCGGATTCTAACCCATCGGCAGAGTATACTTGGTCGATGCATGGGAAGTTTCTGCAATCAGGAAAAGAGCTCTCTATCCCCAAAATTACTACAAAGCATACCGGGATCTATGGTTGCTCTGCTCGTAACTCAGCCACTGGCAGCGAACGTTCCACATTCAAGATGATTGTAGTCTCTGGTAAGTGGATCCCTGCATCACTGGCAATAGGGTTTTAG